The Theileria orientalis strain Shintoku DNA, chromosome 2, complete genome genome has a window encoding:
- a CDS encoding uncharacterized protein (calcium-binding EF-hand domain containing protein), translating to MEGRMNLTDEENELYTKLFVQCDLDGFGYVSGNATSELFRSSGLSDDVLFSIWEIADKTNSGQLDFSGFCVCVRLIGHVQIYGPHALRDCDVLMNKTPEELPFFSYRGPSYSNVNQSHYEVDPALYFVSAADLDGYKYTFLQLTPDLNDFLLGEDAKNFYLNTTNLSQDDLMHLWTLADIDKDGRLSLREFCVMQKLCECLKLYGAMPQVLPNPLLQFLDDFFPEYTAFEDGKVHGTYSPPQEAGTTKLPSDADLNQRATQATKVIGEKGVRSEAFVGNEHADLSAAPRSPPLVTNELIVQCENLLNTLRDAINSEQSGLDAAKREASEVETKLKSDTKTLENLLTEYRSLVGDSQNTSKRRSLLNNKLSIIQEQIQEMRNQIQNMRVGNVALSSNIDKNNEEQSLLQNTRQMFLKQLDDETNLLKLEERELGEMSNTLQQLRRQRDLLSEKSNQLRECLSQSENATKTMLRSIQLQQGKILSVRNERISLLEEKLKLTNEINRLNNSDNNLNSSSQNPAVGGFGDNSVSSEKQPSKPVGRNLNLDKKGIRVSSMNLKVGDEFPQ from the exons atgGAAGGACGAATGAACCTAACTGACGAGGAAAATGAGCTTTACACGAAGCTCTTTGTTCAGTGTGACCTGGACGGCTTTGGCTACGTTTCCGGAAACGCCACCTCTGAGCTTTTCAGGAGCTCGGGCCTGAGCGACGATGTTCTTTTCAGCATCTGGGAGATTGCAGATAAGACGAATAGCGGCCAGCTCGACTTCTCCGGCTTCTGCGTGTGCGTGAGGCTGATCGGCCATGTTCAGATTTACGGGCCGCACGCCCTTCGCGACTGCGACGTTCTGATGAACAAGACCCCCGAGGAGCTGCCTTTCTTCTCTTATCGCGGTCCCTCGTACTCTAATGTGAACCAGAGTCACTACGAAGTTGACCCTGCCCTGTACTTCGTTTCGGCTGCTGACCTCGACGGCTACAAGTACACCTTTCTCCAGCTGACCCCGGACTTGAACGACTTTTTGCTCGGCGAGGACGCCAAGAACTTCTACCTCAATACTACCAATCTTTCTCAGGACGACTTGATGCACCTGTGGACCCTTGCGGACATTGACAAGGACGGCAGGCTCAGCCTCCGCGAGTTTTGCGTGATGCAGAAGCTCTGCGAGTGCCTGAAGCTGTACGGAGCCATGCCTCAAGTGCTTCCCAACCCTCTGCTCCAGTTCCTCGACGACTTCTTCCCCGAGTACACGGCGTTTGAAGACGGGAAGGTCCACGGCACCTACTCGCCGCCTCAGGAGGCCGGAACCACTAAACTGCCCAGTGACGCCGATCTGAATCAACGCGCCACTCAGGCCACCAAGGTCATCGGCGAAAAGGGCGTTAGGAGCGAGGCCTTCGTCGGAAATGAGCACGCCGACCTTTCCGCAGCTCCTCGCTCCCCTCCCCTCGTTACCAACGAGCTCATCGTCCAGTGCGAGAACCTGCTCAACACCCTGAGGGACGCAATCAACTCCGAGCAGAGTGGGCTCGATGCTGCCAAAAGGGAGGCCTCCGAGGTCgagacgaagctgaagagcgaCACTAAGACTCTGGAGAACCTCCTCACTGAGTACAGGTCCCTCGTCGGCGACAGCCAGAACACCTCCAAGAGGCGCTCGCTTCTCAACAACAAGCTCTCCATCATTCAGGAGCAGATTCAGGAGATGCGGAACCAGATTCAGAACATGCGCGTCGGCAACGTCGCCCTCAGCAGCAACATTGACAAGAACAACGAGGAGCAGTCGCTTCTTCAGAACACTCGTCAGATGTTCCTGAAGCAGCTCGACGACGAGACTAACCTGCTCAAGCTCGAGGAGCGCGAGCTCGGTGAGATGTCGAACACtctgcagcagcttcgtcgTCAGCGCGACCTTTTGAGCGAGAAGAGCAACCAGCTTCGTGAGTGCCTTTCTCAGTCCGAGAACGCCACCAAGACCATGCTTCGTTCcattcagcttcagcagggCAAGATTCTCTCCGTCCGGAACGAGCGCATTAGTCTTTTGGAGGAGAAGCTCAAGCTGACCAACGAGATAAATCGCTTAAACAACTCCGACAACAACCTCAACTCCAGCAGTCAGAATCCCGCAGTAGGAG GCTTCGGCGACAACTCCGTTTCCAGTGAAAAGCAGCCTTCTAAGCCTGTGGGCAGAAACTTAAACCTAGATAAAAAGGGCATTCGTGTCTCCTCTATGAACCTTAAAGTTGGCGATGAGTTCCCTCAATAG